One Babesia bovis T2Bo chromosome 4 map unlocalized Chr4_1, whole genome shotgun sequence genomic window carries:
- a CDS encoding putative Eukaryotic translation initiation factor 2 subunit alpha, which produces MSTKKTTLGDCRFYEQKFPNPGDLLMVKVNRIEAQGVYVSLLEYDDREGLILLSELSKRRYRSINKLVKVGRHEVVLVLRVDPVKGYIDLSKRRVSPEDIVKCEEKFSKAKKVHQTVRHIAQKHGMSVEELNRICIWPLYQRYPNALDALKEAAINKTNIFKDLPIAPEVIDSLIADIQLRLTPQALKLRCMIDVWCFGPDGIEAVKSALMLAKANEEHNIQVKLIAPPQYEIMTTCHDKDKGMDIITTALEEISNKIRSYAGGEFKQRGDIIIVGDEDERHLYSLLEGQESSEEEEDSSSSDESEEEDEGMGRVDESMLPPDAVEPDADSD; this is translated from the exons ATGAGCACAAAAAAGACTACTTTAGGTGATTGCCGTTTTTACGAGCAGAAGTTCCCCAACCCTGGGGACCTTCTTATGGTAAAGGTGAATCGTATTGAAGCTCAGGGTGTATACGTCTCTTTGCTTGAATACGATGACCGTGAGG GTTTAATTTTATTAAGCGAGCTTTCGAAGCGTCGTTACAGGAGTATTAACAAGCTGGTAAAAGTTGGCCGTCATGAGGTTGTGTTGGTACTTCGTGTAGACCCTGTAAAGGGCTACATCGATCTATCAAAGCGCCGTGTATCACCTGAGGATATTGTTAAGTGTGAGGAGAAGTTTTCAAAGGCTAAGAAGGTTCACCAGACTGTGCGACACATAGCGCAGAAGCACGGCATGTCTGTTGAGGAGCTCAACCGTATATGTATTTGGCCGTTATATCAGCGTTATCCCAACGCTTTGGATGCGCTTAAGGAAGCTGCCATTAACAAAACTAACATTTTTAAGGATCTTCCCATAGCACCTGAAGTGATTGATTCCTTGATTGCTGACATCCAGTTACGGCTGACTCCTCAAGCCTTGAAGTTAAG GTGCATGATAGATGTTTGGTGCTTTGGCCCGGACGGTATTGAGGCTGTCAAGAGTGCCTTGATGTTGGCTAAGGCCAATGAGGAGCATAATATTCAGGTTAAGCTCATCGCACCTCCTCAGTACGAGATAATGACCACATGTCATGATAAGGACAAGGGTATGGACATTATAACTACGGCTTTGGAGGAGATTTCCAATAAGATTCGCTCGTACGCTGGTGGCGAGTTTAAGCAGCGTGGTGACATTATCATTGTGGGTGACGAGGACGAGCGTCACTTGTATAGTTTGTTGGAAGGCCAGGAGAGCAGTGAGGAGGAGGAGGACTCTTCCAGTTCTGATGAGAGTGAGGAAGAGGATGAGGGTATGGGTCGTGTTGACGAGTCGATGCTACCTCCGGACGCTGTCGAGCCTGATGCAGATTCAGATTAG
- a CDS encoding signal recognition particle protein SRP54 gives MVLAELSEQITQAFRKLHARTIITEEVIDEVIGDIVRALLSADVNVKLVRQLRENVKLQVRLHADALGANKRKFIQKAVIEEFINMLSSDRKPYVPKKGHANIIMFVGLQGAGKTTTCTKFAYHYQKKGWRTALICADTFRAGAFDQLKQNAAKVKIPFFGSYSEANAVRVAAEGVAKFKEEKYDIIIVDTSGRHKQEESLFEEMRLIHEAVKPDDVIFVMDSHIGQACYDQAAAFNKVVDVGSVIITKLDGHAKGGGALAAVAATNSPIIFIGTGEHFDNFEKFDAKSFVSRMLGMGDINGLINTIQEIVGMNTNKEMVDRISSGIYTLRDMYEQITNILKMGPLSQVVSMFPGMFPGVFDSNSEQVGVANIKKFLCIMDSMTSDELDCDKPLSESRIVRIARGSGSTIGEINQLMEHYKVLQKLVGKLGKSSLSKENVNQTLMRNPQQMMSRLQQTIDPKLLSRMGGATNVMKFMKEFSQMDGSAAMMKQMGAGLKR, from the exons ATGGTGTTGGCTGAATTAAGCGAGCAGATAACTCAGGCGTTCCGCAAGTTACACGCGCGGACTATTATCACCGAGGAG GTCATTGACGAAGTTATCGGTGATATTGTTCGGGCGCTCCTATCTGCTGATGTTAATGTTAAGTTAGTTAGGCAACTGCGTGAAAATGTTAAGCTTCAAGTGCGTCTCCATGCCGACGCGCTGGGAGCGAATAAACGCAAGTTCATCCAAAAG GCTGTTATTGAAGAATTCATTAACATGCTAAGCAGCGATCGTAAACCGTATGTTCCTAAAAAAGGTCACGCAAACATTATTATGTTTGTCGGTTTGCAGGGTGCTGGTAAAACTACTACGTGTACTAAATTCGCGTATCACTATCAAAAGAAGGGCTGGCGTACAGCATTGATCTGTGCAGATACATTCCGTGCTGGTGCCTTCGACCAGTTAAAGCAAAATGCGGCTAAGGTTAAAATACCATTTTTCGGTAGCTACTCCGAGGCCAATGCCGTGCGAGTTGCTGCCGAGGGTGTAGCTAAATTCAAAGAAGAGAAGTACGACATCATTATCGTAGACACCTCAGGTCGTCATAAACAAGAGGAGTCTCTTTTCGAGGAGATGCGCCTCATCCACGAAGCAGTGAAGCCAGATGACGTTATCTTCGTTATGGACAGTCACATTGGTCAGGCGTGCTACGACCAAGCGGCGGCTTTCAACAAGGTGGTTGACGTCGGTAGTGTTATCATCACTAAACTTGATGGTCACGCCAAAGGTGGCGGCGCCCTCGCCGCCGTTGCTGCTACCAATTCACCTATTATTTTCATCGGTACTGGTGAGCATTTCGACAACTTCGAGAAGTTCGACGCCAAGTCGTTCGTGTCTCGTATGCTGGGCATGGGTGATATCAATGGATTGATTAATACCATCCAGGAGATAGTTGGGATGAACACCAACAAGGAAATGGTAGATCGCATATCATCTGGGATTTATACACTTAGGGACATGTATGAGCAAATCACGAATATACTCAAAATGGGTCCCCTGAGTCAAGTGGTATCCATGTTCCCGGGAATGTTCCCCGGGGTATTCGACTCCAATAGTGAACAGGTTGGTGTAGCGAATATCAAGAAGTTCCTGTGCATAATGGACTCAATGACCTCCGATGAGTTGGATTGCGACAAGCCGTTATCCGAGTCGCGCATCGTACGTATCGCACGTGGATCAGGATCCACTATAGGAGAGATCAACCAGTTGATGGAGCACTATAAGGTGCTGCAGAAACTGGTTGGAAAGTTAGGGAAGTCGTCCCTAAGCAAGGAAAACGTAAATCAGACCCTGATGCGCAACCCACAGCAAATGATGTCGCGCTTGCAGCAAACCATTGACCCCAAACTGCTAAGCCGTATGGGCGGAGCCACCAACGTCATGAAGTTCATGAAGGAGTTCTCGCAAATGGACGGCTCCGCCGCCATGATGAAACAAATGGGTGCTGGATTGAAACGATGA
- a CDS encoding XPG I-region family protein has translation MGVNGLIKFIKYRFPEIIVPAPNFEVFGGRRIFIDCAILLQRSIHAATTAILRRRRSDYKKGNNNTYIDVHAIRNEICNHAIKPLLRMNQQLREVRTGGGIDATFVLGSSLTVKDLYIASRNTSDDNAINVLDCKNPQLRDSLRLFFENSSVRLYAAPSERDMLQFAQRLSDAFACVEVRQPNIVRRCVEFCDRETDCVLSDDTNAIALGAPNVIRDYCGKNVSTTINHIALLDAMGFSRDQFVDFCVLCGTDGIPLIPHIGPERAYRIVSSFNSLEAFIHSETLDNFLRVPNVHKTLQKRNVNLDEFKNSLMDVKSLRNTLIDINV, from the exons ATGGGTGTCAATGGACTTATTAAATTTATCAAGTATAGATTCCCTGAAATAATCGTACCAGCACCGAATTTTGAAGTATTCGGAGGAAGGCGAATATTCATAGATTGCGCAATCCTACTACAACGTAGCATTCATGCAGCAACGACAGCGATTTTACGGAGAAGACGAAGTGACTATAAGAAGG GAAACAACAACACATATATAGATGTCCACGCTATACGTAATGAAATTTGCAACCATGCGATTAAACCGCTGTTGCGCATGAACCAACAATTACGAGAAGTGCGTACTGGAGGTGGCATAGACGCTACTTTTGTCCTGGGCTCATCGCTTACCGTTAAGGACCTTTACATCGCAAGTCGTAACACAAGTGATGACAATGCAATAAACGTACTAGATTGCAAAAACCCGCAGTTAAGGGATTCACTGCGATTGTTTTTTGAAAACTCCAGCGTCAGACTCTATGCTGCGCCCAGCGAGCGTGATATGCTGCAGTTCGCCCAGAGGCTGTCGGATGCATTCGCCTGTGTAGAAGTGAGGCAGCCAAATATCGTAAGGCGATGCGTGGAGTTCTGCGACAGAGAAACTGACTGCGTTTTATCAGATGATACCAACGCCATCGCACTAGG AGCACCTAATGTAATAAGGGACTACTGCGGCAAGAATGTCAGCACTACGATCAATCATATCGCATTGTTGGATGCTATGG GATTCTCACGTGATCAGTTCGTGGACTTCTGCGTATTATGCGGGACGGATGGTATACCGCTAATACCGCATATAG GACCTGAAAGAGCTTATCGTATTGTATCTAGTTTTAACTCCCTAGAAGCGTTCATTCATTCAGAAACGCTAGACAACTTCCTACGTGTACCAAACGTACACAAAACACTGCAAAAG CGAAATGTAAACTTGGATGAATTCAAAAATTCACTTATGGATGTAAAATCACTAAGAAACACCCTAATTGACATAAACGTATGA
- a CDS encoding mTERF family protein, whose product MWLWHVFFLLFCLEPLELCLSMRGVIVKNDPRHRNGHGNILSHRVPSGITWNLSFISQPIRHVAFDPLRCTQVGRTLTPGINSASTTLIKGDRSLCHGRSGVIYAVSLSSGYLNASDKYHGTDDHPLQSHIRLYAKDKPRHFALRSFFGSVNKVFTDAEYDHRLELNRKYDNITDENDDSGLPLAPENEDYDVDDGVPPEDGDMTRPPSPKEDWFLKRMARGRRFWHKYFAEPSQQSLRFYNLVKMKHDLKYCNRVVRREYTELRPEIKQRVVDGKLQKLTPRERNLNKSRIQVKRTVVGFDNSSEDSNILILLTLPQRRLVHMVERIRLPHLLALRNYEMLRLLRDSMLFMSKPNIFESTVDFLLTVSRFNMDYSGDIPLLTDLPDKTQKRYRPMIYARIGRIRNDPFADHLLKVRSSRPDTIREPFPIFEHNRNSVFKRFLDACDSLINHRLANSEYDFDAVMDRNFSDNFKDTMPEYSTKESVNRIDYPVVVSFSKEMSQYLSEPMLPPSEAIKSTSTVSRDKDTENQEPPARDVSRGSKIPWSVDEVKEMLRRMHKIGLSKPSTIIDRMRRLHCDLGFSFEDILWIGRTRPQVLRYGNFYNRCLELYDSDEGFTFGDIINIVHKYPNVLTFNVPRTVRPKIRYYRRVMRRSIGDIIDFPKCLSYSLYDRIIPRHIAVMNKIYKGQFLKVYRFLFESGFYKGYGQTVTDERIPDILPPDHSKYMAVYDQVNSDITFEILIKYDDALFQQHFNLSYRDLIQGKEDALKIPLPTDVL is encoded by the coding sequence ATGTGGCTGTGGCATGTGTTCTTTTTGCTTTTTTGCTTGGAGCCACTGGAGCTATGTCTGTCTATGCGCGGGGTGATTGTTAAAAACGACCCAAGGCATCGAAACGGGCATGGAAATATCTTGTCACATCGTGTACCGAGTGGCATTACCTGGAATCTGTCATTTATTTCGCAACCCATTCGGCATGTTGCCTTCGATCCACTTAGATGTACCCAGGTAGGACGAACTCTTACCCCGGGCATCAATAGTGCTTCTACTACACTTATAAAAGGTGATAGATCGTTATGCCACGGTAGGAGTGGTGTAATTTATGCTGTTTCTTTGTCATCTGGGTACCTTAATGCTAGTGACAAGTATCATGGAACGGATGATCATCCGCTCCAATCACATATAAGGTTATATGCAAAGGACAAACCACGCCATTTCGCATTACGCTCATTTTTCGGATCTGTCAATAAGGTATTTACCGATGCTGAATACGACCACCGATTGGAGTTGAATAGGAAGTATGACAATATAACTGACGAGAATGACGACTCCGGGTTACCTCTTGCCCCTGAGAATGAGGACTATGATGTCGACGACGGCGTACCTCCGGAGGACGGAGACATGACTAGGCCTCCTTCTCCCAAGGAGGATTGGTTTTTAAAGCGTATGGCTCGTGGCCGTAGGTTTTGGCACAAGTATTTTGCGGAGCCGTCACAACAATCGTTACGATTCTACAATCTTGTGAAGATGAAGCACGATTTGAAGTACTGCAACCGTGTGGTTCGTCGTGAGTACACTGAGTTACGCCCTGAGATAAAGCAAAGGGTCGTTGACGGCAAGTTGCAGAAGCTGACTCCGCGTGAGCGCAATTTGAATAAAAGTCGCATTCAGGTCAAGCGCACTGTAGTGGGTTTTGACAACAGTAGTGAGGACAGTAACATATTAATACTCTTGACCCTGCCACAGCGCCGTTTGGTCCATATGGTGGAACGCATCCGCTTACCTCATTTACTGGCATTGCGTAATTACGAGATGTTGAGGCTATTAAGGGATTCCATGCTTTTCATGTCTAAGCCTAACATTTTCGAGAGTACTGTTGACTTTTTATTGACAGTATCAAGATTCAACATGGACTACTCAGGTGACATACCACTGCTAACTGATCTGCCAGATAAAACACAAAAGCGTTATCGtccaatgatatatgctCGCATCGGTCGTATACGGAACGATCCTTTTGCAGACCACTTGCTTAAAGTTCGCAGTTCTAGGCCTGATACCATAAGGGAGCCATTTCCCATTTTTGAGCACAACAGGAACAGCGTGTTTAAGCGCTTCCTGGACGCCTGCGACTCCTTAATTAACCATCGTCTTGCGAATAGTGAATATGACTTTGATGCAGTCATGGATCGCAACTTTTCGGACAATTTCAAGGATACAATGCCGGAGTACAGTACCAAGGAGAGTGTCAATCGCATTGACTACCCGGTGGTGGTATCATTTTCCAAGGAAATGTCTCAATACTTAAGTGAACCCATGTTACCACCTTCTGAGGCCATCAAGAGTACTTCTACAGTATCTAGGGATAAAGATACGGAAAACCAGGAGCCGCCAGCTCGGGATGTATCCCGCGGTAGCAAAATTCCGTGGAGCGTGGATGAGGTGAAGGAAATGTTAAGAAGGATGCACAAGATCGGTTTATCTAAGCCCTCGACTATAATTGACCGTATGAGGAGACTTCACTGTGACTTAGGATTCAGTTTTGAGGATATTTTGTGGATTGGGAGGACCCGTCCTCAGGTGCTGCGTTACGGTAACTTCTACAACCGTTGTCTAGAGTTATATGACAGTGATGAGGGATTTACATTTGGTGATATAATCAATATTGTCCACAAATACCCTAATGTATTAACTTTCAATGTCCCTAGAACTGTGCGCCCGAAGATTCGTTATTACCGTCGTGTGATGCGCCGTTCTATAGGTGATATAATAGACTTTCCCAAATGCCTGAGTTACTCGTTGTACGACAGGATCATTCCTCGGCACATAGCTGTCATGAACAAGATATACAAGGGCCAGTTTTTGAAAGTCTATCGATTCTTATTTGAATCTGGCTTTTATAAAGGTTACGGGCAGACTGTAACGGATGAGCGTATCCCTGACATACTACCACCTGACCATTCCAAGTACATGGCTGTATATGATCAGGTTAACAGCGATATAACTTTTGAAATCCTCATTAAGTATGATGATGCTCTGTTTCAGCAACACTTCAATTTATCTTATCGCGACTTGATTCAGGGCAAGGAAGACGCCCTAAAGATTCCTTTACCCACAGATGTACTTTAA